The sequence CCACCGACACCCCGTGGGAGATCGGTCCCGGCCCGGTGCTGCCCACCGGCGCCGACGTCCGATACCTGCTGGAGCAGGCCAACCACTGGCTGCGCGAGCCGCTGGTCCCCGAGGACGTGCTCGGCGTCTACGCCGGCCTGCGCCCGCTGGTGGACCAGCCCGACCGGCAGAAGACCCAGGCGATCAGCCGCGAGCACGTGGTCAGGGAGGTCGCGCCCGGCTGCGTCGTCGTGGCCGGCGGCAAGCTCACCACCTACCGGGTGATGGCCCGCGACGCGGTCGACGCCGCCGTCGCCGGGCTGCCCGCGCCCCGCGCCTCCGCCACCGAGCACCTCGGGCTCGTGGGCTCCAGCGGCTTCGCCCAGGCCTGGGCCCGCCGCGACTCCGCCGCCCTGGCCGCCGGGCTCCCGGTGCAGGCCGTGGAACGGCTGGCGCGGCGCTACGGCTCGGACTACCCCGCGCTGCTCGCCATGGGACGCCGGGACCCCGCGCTGCTGGAGCCCGTGCCGGGCGCGCCGTCGCTGCTGGCGGCCGAGGTCCTGTACGCCGCGCGGCACGAGGCCGCGATGACCGTCGACGACGTGCTGCGGCGCCGCAGCCGGGCCGGCCTGGAGACGGCCGACGGGGGCGCGGGCGCCGCGCCGCACGTGGCCGGGCTGCTGGCGGGCGCGCTGGGCCGTACCGGGAACTGGGCCGCCGAGCAGGCCGAAAGCTACGCGCGCGCGGCCGACGTGACGCGCTCGGCGCTGGCCACCTCGGACGACGCCGAGCTCGTCCCGCTGCTCGCCGACCTCACCAACCGCTGGAGTGGCGCCGCATGATCCACCACCGCACCGCTCACGACGCCACCGGCCCGGTCCGCCCTCAGAGGAGACGCCGCATGGCCCGCCACCGCACCACCGAACCGACCGGCCTCCGGGGAGGCGCCGTATGACCGTTCTGGCCATCGACGCCGGGACCACCGGCGTCACCTCACTCGTGATCGCGCAGGACGGGCGCGTCCTCGCCCGCGGCCACCGCGAGTTCCCGCAGCACTTCCCCGCGCCCGGCCTCGTCGAGCACGACCCGGACGAGATCTGGACCGCCACGCTGCAGGCCTGCTCGGACGCGCTCGCCGCGGCGGCCGTCCCCATCTCCTGCGTCGGGCTGACCAACCAGCGCGAGACCGTCGTCCTGTGGGACCGCGCGACCCTGCGGCCGGCGACCCGGGCGATCGTCTGGCAGGACCGCCGCTCCGCCGGGGAGTGCGACCGGCTCCGGGAGCACGAGCCGCGGATCCGCGAGCTCACCGGACTCCCGCTGGACCCCTACTTCTCCGCCACCAAGCTGGCCTGGCTGCGCGGGAACCTCCCGGAGGTCTGGGCCGGGGTGCGGGAGGGCCGCGTCGCGATCGGCACGGTCGACTCCTACCTGCTGGCCCGGCTCACCGGCGGGCGGCTGCACGTCACCGACCCGTCCAACGCCTCGCGGACCCTCCTGTTCGACCTGGCCACGGCCGGCTGGTCCGCGGAGCTGGCCGAGCTCTTCGACGTGCCGGAGGCCGCGCTGCCGGAGATCGTCCCGTCGAGCGCGCTCCTCGGCCGTACCGCGCCCGGTCATTTCCTCGGGCTGGACCTGCCGATCTGCGGGGTGGCGGGAGACCAGCAGGCCGCGCTGTTCGGCCACGCCGCGTTCACGCCCGGCGCGATGAAGTGCACCTACGGCACGGGCAGCTTCCTGCTGGTCAACACCGGCGACCGGATCGCCCCGGCCGGCGCGGGACTGCTGTCCACCGTCGCCTGGCAGCTCGGCGGCGCCCCGGTCCAGTACGCCGTCGAGGGATCGGTGTTCGTCACCGGAGCCGCGGTGCAGTGGCTGCGCGACGGGCTGGGCGTGATCGGCGACTCCGCCGACAGCGAGCGGCTGGCCGCGTCCGTGCCCGACAGCGAAGGGTTGATCTTCGTTCCGGCCCTGACCGGCATCGGCACCCCGCACTGGGACCCGCGGGCGAGAGGCGCCCTGCTGGGCATCACCCGGGGCACCACCGGCGCCCATCTCGCCCGGGCCGTCCTCGACGGCATCGCCTACCAGATCCGCGACGTCGTCGAGGCCGTCAGCGGTACGGCGGGCATCCCCGTATCCCACCTGGCGGTGGACGGCGGGGCCGCGGCCAACGACCTGCTCTGCCAGATCCAGGCCGACCTCCTGGGCCGGCCGGTGGTGCGGCCGGAGACGACCGAGGCCACCGCCCTCGGCGCCGCCTTCCTGGCCGGCCTGGCGGGCGGCGTCTGGAGCGATCTGGCGGAGGTCGCCGAGGTGAGGGGCGGCGGCCGGGTCTTCTCGCCTCGCGAGATCCCGGAGGACGGCTACCGGCGCTGGCTCGAAGCGGTGGACGCGACCCGGCGGTTCGGGTCGTGAACCCGCCCCCCGCCCGGCGTTCCGGGCACGACGGCCCGGCCTGGTGTTCCGGGCACGGCGGCCCGGCCTGGTGTTCCGGGCACGGCGGCCCGGCCCCCTCCCCCGTCCGGCGGCCCCGGCACGGCGGCCCGGTCCTCCGTCCGGACGGGCGGGCGCCGGCCGCTCCGGGCCGGCGGGAGGGGCGGTGACGGGCCCTCTCGCCGGGATCCGGGTCGCCGACTTCTCCCGGGTGCTGGCCGGGCCGTACGCCACCATGATCCTCGCCGAGCTCGGCGCGGACGTGGTCAAGGTGGAGCATCCGGAGCACGGCGACGACACCCGGGCCTGGGGCCCGCCGTACGCGGGCGGCGAGGCCGCCTACTACCTCGCCGTCAACCGCGGCAAGCGGAGCGTCGCGCTCGACGTGAAGCATCCCTCCGGC comes from Streptosporangium roseum DSM 43021 and encodes:
- a CDS encoding FGGY family carbohydrate kinase, producing the protein MTVLAIDAGTTGVTSLVIAQDGRVLARGHREFPQHFPAPGLVEHDPDEIWTATLQACSDALAAAAVPISCVGLTNQRETVVLWDRATLRPATRAIVWQDRRSAGECDRLREHEPRIRELTGLPLDPYFSATKLAWLRGNLPEVWAGVREGRVAIGTVDSYLLARLTGGRLHVTDPSNASRTLLFDLATAGWSAELAELFDVPEAALPEIVPSSALLGRTAPGHFLGLDLPICGVAGDQQAALFGHAAFTPGAMKCTYGTGSFLLVNTGDRIAPAGAGLLSTVAWQLGGAPVQYAVEGSVFVTGAAVQWLRDGLGVIGDSADSERLAASVPDSEGLIFVPALTGIGTPHWDPRARGALLGITRGTTGAHLARAVLDGIAYQIRDVVEAVSGTAGIPVSHLAVDGGAAANDLLCQIQADLLGRPVVRPETTEATALGAAFLAGLAGGVWSDLAEVAEVRGGGRVFSPREIPEDGYRRWLEAVDATRRFGS